One window of the Candidatus Dependentiae bacterium genome contains the following:
- a CDS encoding phosphatase PAP2 family protein → MKSARYSVLILSILMLYPHIIGLAVDTSSSTLPASQEEVQQAAQETVPKKRRYLLQRKPKKIRLPKRRKSRYPEGTTYAAQKVGGILKDAFILNVNLISWDTFKILASTFPLFVGARMIDENIQMHFYDPVYHKNIRQLPRWCHDVAQKSIAAPIVLLGLQGLFSHEVELFQSSRMMLIGLPFVIWGKEIIKKARFDSCFRPWNQKFSCKKRAYGGFPSGHTAEAVYVAVLYGMRYGPKYAIPLGLLAGIIGTTFVSCNRHYLSQVVGGATLGAMYGVAANRLIDQKLGDNLMVGMKLDHRGTPAVELSYRF, encoded by the coding sequence ATGAAGAGTGCTCGATACAGTGTGCTTATCCTAAGTATATTGATGTTGTATCCCCATATAATTGGTCTTGCTGTTGATACTTCATCATCTACACTACCTGCATCACAAGAAGAGGTGCAGCAAGCTGCTCAAGAGACAGTACCAAAAAAAAGAAGATATCTTTTACAACGAAAACCAAAAAAAATACGGTTGCCTAAACGGCGCAAATCCCGCTATCCGGAAGGAACCACCTATGCAGCACAAAAAGTAGGTGGCATACTCAAAGATGCGTTTATATTAAATGTTAACTTAATTTCTTGGGATACTTTTAAAATTCTTGCGAGTACATTTCCATTGTTTGTTGGTGCTCGCATGATTGATGAAAATATTCAAATGCATTTTTACGACCCGGTGTACCACAAAAATATTCGGCAATTGCCCAGATGGTGCCATGATGTTGCACAAAAATCAATTGCAGCACCCATTGTATTACTTGGTCTGCAAGGGCTTTTTTCCCATGAAGTGGAACTGTTCCAGTCAAGCCGAATGATGTTAATTGGCTTGCCGTTTGTTATTTGGGGTAAAGAGATTATCAAAAAAGCACGATTTGATAGTTGCTTCAGACCGTGGAACCAGAAATTTTCATGCAAAAAACGTGCATATGGCGGATTCCCGTCAGGGCATACCGCAGAGGCAGTATATGTAGCAGTATTATATGGCATGCGATATGGTCCCAAATATGCTATTCCACTTGGATTATTAGCGGGTATTATCGGTACCACGTTTGTTAGTTGTAATCGCCATTACCTATCACAAGTAGTTGGTGGTGCAACACTGGGTGCTATGTATGGTGTAGCTGCAAATCGATTAATTGACCAAAAATTGGGTGATAATTTGATGGTGGGTATGAAGCTTGATCACCGTGGTACACCAGCCGTAGAACTTTCTTATCGTTTTTAA
- the mreC gene encoding rod shape-determining protein MreC, protein MLKKGILLIPLILSVGILMLGTSFNLFNVEAIASSSHAVAKQVASYATYPCLVMQHKLIEPIKIWWQYKHSMHELHDTITQLQNQCDSLNAEIIALRASHAYADDIVEVHEFKKRYEREARIVQIIAKSFSEQSHHFLVDAGVADGIQQDMVAVYKNCLVGRVVEVYPWYSKVQLITDAGCKVSATCATSHALGIHRGQQMGDKTIMQYVSHLDTVKVGDAVISSGEGLVFPQGFALGTIATCQQNGLYYAIAVKPALDLQQLRYCVLLARAT, encoded by the coding sequence ATGCTCAAAAAAGGGATATTATTAATACCACTCATATTATCAGTTGGTATATTAATGCTAGGTACCTCGTTTAATCTATTTAATGTAGAAGCTATAGCATCTTCTTCTCATGCAGTTGCCAAACAGGTGGCATCATATGCTACGTATCCATGTTTGGTTATGCAACATAAGCTCATAGAACCGATAAAAATCTGGTGGCAATACAAGCATTCTATGCATGAGTTGCATGACACTATTACACAACTGCAGAACCAGTGCGATAGTCTCAATGCAGAAATTATCGCATTGCGTGCATCACATGCGTATGCAGATGATATTGTTGAAGTACATGAATTCAAAAAGCGATATGAGCGAGAGGCTCGTATTGTGCAAATTATTGCCAAAAGTTTTTCGGAACAATCACACCATTTTTTGGTTGACGCGGGAGTGGCAGATGGTATTCAGCAGGATATGGTAGCAGTGTACAAAAATTGCTTAGTCGGTCGTGTGGTGGAAGTGTATCCGTGGTACAGCAAAGTACAATTAATTACTGATGCTGGATGCAAAGTATCCGCAACGTGTGCTACCAGCCATGCATTGGGTATTCATCGTGGACAACAAATGGGTGACAAAACAATTATGCAATATGTGAGTCATCTGGATACGGTGAAGGTTGGTGATGCAGTGATTTCAAGCGGTGAAGGCTTAGTGTTTCCGCAGGGTTTTGCATTAGGTACTATTGCAACTTGTCAGCAGAATGGACTTTATTATGCTATAGCGGTCAAGCCAGCACTCGATTTACAGCAGTTACGCTATTGTGTATTATTGGCTCGAGCAACATAA
- a CDS encoding AAA family ATPase, with amino-acid sequence MKIMQKFFMLSLIFLLIGSISYAMEKPEHKLALELQSKGKGKTRKINESSSAPQVNQEQPVSTDTSDIAKLNRLLAKVFAQAPIDVKNIVNHLKDPDFFEEPSYRFAFFIGAPGVGKSTQADAVAAELLQYGWSHQKYASTDFQDKNRGGTAEKLNKVLNSIDPKQKTLLLIEEINHLFEHADDRHHDTDATSKSLWSFLDAQRFNHNFFLVGTMNKIEDAPQQIKSRALGKNIWISEAVGDAVKIDILRTCFAGKKFTTLHTSCDDAFFKEFVQRIIDWNIRDLTSLVFKAEAIFRRKDQTSKKRVIRKEHLEEALRELVDEKKRVKWGKQKESTAERQDRLFIQQQFIQLILDMKAGKFNSTTVREITRFMSDTIPFMGESPEDKLKVMTHIFTDEQWEMMRKLVENGDKRRAQIDARKNRCAIQ; translated from the coding sequence ATGAAGATCATGCAAAAATTTTTTATGCTTTCGTTAATATTCCTTCTTATTGGTTCAATTTCTTATGCTATGGAGAAGCCAGAGCATAAACTTGCTCTTGAGCTGCAATCCAAAGGCAAAGGGAAGACAAGGAAAATAAATGAATCAAGTTCTGCTCCTCAAGTTAATCAAGAACAACCCGTGTCAACTGATACAAGTGATATAGCCAAATTAAATCGATTATTGGCTAAAGTATTTGCGCAAGCACCCATAGATGTCAAAAACATTGTGAATCACTTAAAGGATCCAGATTTCTTTGAAGAACCTAGTTATAGATTTGCATTTTTTATAGGTGCACCTGGTGTTGGTAAATCAACACAAGCAGATGCGGTTGCAGCGGAATTATTGCAATATGGATGGTCACATCAAAAATATGCGAGTACAGACTTCCAAGATAAAAATAGGGGTGGTACTGCCGAAAAATTAAACAAAGTATTAAATTCGATAGATCCTAAGCAAAAAACTTTATTATTAATAGAAGAGATCAACCATCTTTTTGAACATGCAGATGATAGGCATCATGATACGGATGCAACATCAAAATCTTTGTGGTCTTTTTTAGATGCACAAAGGTTTAATCATAATTTTTTTTTGGTTGGGACTATGAACAAAATTGAAGATGCCCCACAACAAATTAAAAGTAGAGCACTTGGTAAAAATATATGGATATCAGAAGCGGTAGGTGATGCCGTTAAGATAGACATATTGCGTACCTGTTTTGCAGGCAAAAAATTTACTACGTTGCACACATCATGTGATGATGCTTTTTTTAAAGAGTTTGTACAGAGGATTATCGATTGGAATATACGGGATTTAACGTCGCTTGTTTTTAAAGCAGAGGCAATTTTCAGAAGAAAAGATCAGACAAGTAAAAAAAGAGTTATTCGTAAAGAACATTTAGAAGAAGCCTTAAGAGAGCTTGTAGATGAAAAAAAACGTGTTAAGTGGGGAAAGCAGAAGGAATCAACAGCTGAAAGACAAGATCGTCTTTTTATACAACAGCAGTTTATACAGTTAATTTTAGATATGAAAGCTGGAAAATTTAATTCTACAACCGTGAGGGAGATTACGCGTTTTATGTCAGATACTATACCCTTTATGGGTGAATCTCCAGAGGATAAACTAAAAGTTATGACTCATATATTTACTGATGAACAATGGGAAATGATGAGAAAATTAGTTGAAAACGGTGATAAAAGACGTGCTCAAATTGATGCGAGAAAAAATCGTTGTGCAATTCAATAG
- a CDS encoding GNAT family N-acetyltransferase, protein MNKFLIIVFTCFFSSLVAIADEYNFRLATPTDLDSLVNLMNKEASTEEGIVIPPKKFRSAYFQSAIENNELFVVTQGEHIIGYKKLFVIDDQEKQLSILEDEIRCQGADSELIYNGVISYENNVINFFEHNDQQLKIDNAVYIYNGGDFTKKEYRGQGLNKLLMQKALDSIASKVIDYIQHNKSAYIALLYGITENNGSYTPGAMHDRTRPIVSQFVPFAQHVAACIGYSSKINSVLHTRYRAFKPSFDQESTEFKPLSDEYAVPGAGVVLAFPLKKEVLHED, encoded by the coding sequence ATGAATAAATTTTTAATAATCGTTTTTACATGCTTTTTTTCTTCTTTGGTAGCAATAGCAGACGAATATAATTTTAGATTGGCAACACCAACAGACCTTGATTCATTAGTTAATTTAATGAACAAGGAAGCATCAACAGAAGAGGGAATTGTTATCCCACCTAAAAAATTTCGTAGTGCTTATTTCCAAAGTGCTATAGAAAATAATGAGCTATTTGTAGTTACCCAAGGAGAACATATTATTGGATATAAAAAGCTTTTTGTAATAGATGATCAAGAAAAGCAATTATCTATTCTAGAAGATGAAATTCGTTGTCAGGGTGCTGATAGTGAGCTTATTTATAATGGTGTTATTTCGTATGAAAATAATGTAATAAACTTTTTTGAGCATAATGATCAACAACTTAAGATTGACAATGCAGTATATATTTACAATGGTGGTGATTTTACCAAAAAAGAGTATAGAGGACAGGGTTTAAATAAGTTACTTATGCAAAAAGCACTTGATTCAATTGCGTCAAAAGTAATTGACTATATACAGCATAATAAGAGTGCTTATATTGCGTTATTATACGGTATAACTGAAAATAATGGTTCATATACACCTGGAGCTATGCATGACAGAACAAGGCCAATTGTGTCTCAATTTGTACCATTTGCTCAACACGTAGCAGCGTGTATTGGTTATTCATCAAAAATAAATTCAGTTTTACATACACGCTATCGTGCATTTAAGCCTAGTTTTGATCAGGAAAGTACAGAATTTAAGCCTCTATCTGATGAATATGCAGTACCAGGGGCTGGAGTTGTATTAGCCTTTCCGCTTAAAAAAGAGGTGTTGCATGAAGATTAA
- a CDS encoding M20/M25/M40 family metallo-hydrolase: MKIKLLIFLTIMLLVGISSYYYLSSREPIGSLDDIMIRNLQEYIRIDTTHPNPNYQQALCLLESYACRDGFLFKKIMLPSGNPVGIISFLGTDSFKPSLVLNHHMDVVQATNVAEWVADPFAAQIIDGNLVGRGVQDMKGIGMVHYFALKALKDSGFVPSRTIHILAVPDEEVGGFKGTKEFVNSDIFESLNIGFVIDEGHASGLDDVLEIKVSERKPIQIIVHGKGALAHGSHLQNFNVAHELIQFLNFIVNLHVKSQIESRTTAPGKLLSLNISSLTAGVRKPDGTVAYNMIPDDAQASIDIRVPPTIKKKDVIELLDDAFKKYRHLTYKIMAQADEEPDFSEDETFLYKELKKTIQSFGYDVKPHYFEASSDLRFYLAKGIDSVGFTPFTIQDNIHGTDESVPVRQLIKAREIMTEFIRNFTA; the protein is encoded by the coding sequence ATGAAGATTAAACTATTAATTTTTTTAACAATCATGCTTCTTGTTGGTATAAGTAGCTATTATTATTTGTCATCAAGAGAACCAATCGGTTCTCTTGATGATATAATGATTAGAAACTTACAAGAATATATTCGGATTGATACAACACATCCGAATCCTAATTATCAACAAGCATTGTGCTTGCTTGAATCATATGCATGTAGAGATGGCTTTCTATTCAAAAAAATTATGCTTCCTTCCGGAAATCCAGTTGGAATTATTAGTTTTTTGGGTACCGATTCATTCAAGCCCTCTTTAGTGCTTAATCACCATATGGATGTGGTACAAGCAACAAATGTAGCTGAATGGGTGGCAGATCCATTTGCAGCACAAATAATTGACGGTAATCTTGTTGGCAGAGGGGTGCAGGATATGAAGGGGATTGGCATGGTTCACTACTTTGCGCTCAAAGCATTAAAAGACAGTGGATTTGTACCAAGCAGAACTATTCATATATTAGCTGTGCCAGATGAGGAAGTTGGTGGATTTAAAGGGACTAAAGAATTTGTTAATTCTGATATATTTGAAAGTCTTAATATCGGGTTTGTTATTGATGAGGGACATGCATCAGGTTTAGACGATGTACTAGAGATCAAAGTTTCAGAGCGTAAACCGATTCAAATTATTGTACATGGTAAGGGTGCGTTAGCACACGGTTCGCATTTGCAGAATTTTAATGTTGCGCATGAACTTATACAATTTCTTAACTTCATAGTAAATCTTCATGTTAAAAGTCAGATTGAATCGCGTACTACAGCTCCTGGAAAATTATTATCATTAAATATTAGTTCTTTGACTGCAGGTGTTCGTAAACCTGATGGTACTGTAGCCTATAATATGATTCCAGATGATGCTCAGGCTTCAATAGATATTCGTGTGCCCCCAACTATTAAGAAAAAAGATGTAATTGAATTATTAGATGATGCATTTAAGAAGTATCGACATTTGACGTATAAAATTATGGCTCAAGCAGATGAAGAACCAGATTTTTCTGAAGATGAAACATTCTTATATAAAGAACTTAAAAAAACAATTCAATCATTTGGCTATGATGTTAAACCACATTATTTTGAAGCATCATCTGATTTGCGGTTTTACTTGGCTAAAGGCATAGATAGTGTAGGGTTTACGCCATTTACCATTCAAGATAATATTCATGGTACAGATGAGTCTGTTCCCGTGAGACAATTAATAAAGGCGCGGGAAATTATGACTGAATTTATTCGTAACTTTACGGCTTAG
- a CDS encoding MBL fold metallo-hydrolase: protein MKITFFGATEDVTGSKYLVEHEHTKVLIDCGIFQGNEELNKRNWDPLPIDPKTIDAVVLTHAHIDHTGYVPLLVKNGFKGKIYCSKATYALCRILLIDSGAVQENNAEKEHKKPLYTRKEAEESLRYFQTVAYDSPIVLSDSLSCTLIRSGHILGSSFIVLSDGNTTLTFSGDLGRPDQIIMKSPPQLKHTDYLVLESTYGDRLHDIGDPIEQLRDIINQTVKKGGKIIIPTFAVGRAQKVLYYLYQLKQKHTIPNIPIFLDSPMAIKVTDLYCEFPDEHKFSVKLCEDIFGIATYIHNIDDSKHIDRMKGSAIIVAGSGMADGGRIVDHFKHFISDAKNTIVFVGYQADETRGRDLVRGAREIGIDGKTYPVRADIKKLDMLSAHADYNEILAWLSSFGHIKQVFLTHGEIQASESLQKKIKERFGWQVVIPKYAESFELV from the coding sequence ATGAAAATAACTTTTTTCGGTGCAACAGAAGATGTGACTGGTTCAAAATATCTGGTTGAACACGAGCATACAAAAGTTTTAATTGATTGTGGGATTTTTCAGGGCAATGAAGAACTTAATAAACGTAATTGGGATCCATTGCCGATTGATCCAAAAACAATTGATGCTGTTGTACTTACGCATGCGCATATAGATCACACGGGATATGTACCATTATTAGTTAAAAATGGTTTTAAGGGAAAAATTTATTGTTCCAAAGCAACGTATGCATTATGTCGTATTCTGTTAATTGATAGTGGGGCAGTGCAAGAAAATAATGCTGAAAAAGAACATAAAAAGCCATTATATACGCGAAAGGAAGCTGAAGAATCACTGAGGTATTTTCAGACGGTTGCGTATGACTCACCAATTGTATTAAGTGATTCATTATCCTGCACATTAATTCGTTCCGGACATATTTTGGGATCGTCATTTATTGTGTTGTCGGATGGCAATACTACATTGACCTTTTCCGGAGATCTTGGGCGACCGGACCAAATAATTATGAAATCTCCGCCGCAACTCAAACATACTGATTATTTAGTATTGGAATCAACGTATGGTGATCGGTTACATGATATAGGAGATCCGATAGAGCAGTTGCGAGACATTATTAATCAAACGGTGAAAAAAGGTGGCAAGATTATTATTCCTACATTTGCTGTAGGGCGAGCGCAGAAAGTTTTATATTATTTATATCAATTGAAACAAAAACATACTATTCCGAATATTCCTATTTTTCTAGATAGTCCAATGGCTATTAAAGTGACAGATTTATATTGTGAATTCCCCGATGAGCATAAATTTTCAGTAAAATTATGTGAAGATATTTTTGGTATTGCAACGTACATACATAATATTGATGATTCAAAGCACATTGATCGTATGAAGGGGAGTGCCATTATTGTGGCGGGCAGTGGAATGGCCGATGGCGGCCGTATTGTGGACCATTTTAAACATTTTATCTCTGATGCCAAGAATACTATTGTTTTTGTGGGTTATCAGGCAGATGAGACCAGAGGTCGTGATTTAGTACGTGGTGCACGAGAGATAGGGATAGATGGCAAGACATATCCCGTGCGTGCAGATATAAAGAAGCTAGATATGCTTTCTGCACATGCTGATTATAATGAGATTTTGGCATGGCTTAGTTCTTTTGGCCATATTAAACAAGTATTTCTAACCCATGGTGAAATACAAGCGTCGGAATCGTTACAAAAGAAAATTAAAGAACGTTTTGGATGGCAGGTAGTTATCCCAAAATATGCAGAATCATTTGAATTAGTTTAA
- a CDS encoding choloylglycine hydrolase family protein, translating into MKKLQIILLTCCISIKLFSCTGLFLKNTQNGYTYGRTLEFGQDLQSDILFVPHAYNFAAPTPTDDQGGLSWQTKYAAIGTNAFGFPYFVDGVNETGLAGGFFYFPGFAEYQEVSPDKYDKSLPMWMLLTWMLTTCSNVQDIKNTLPNIYVSKANLPGKLGLPPAHLIIHDATGKSLVVEYINGNLHMHDNPLGVITNSPNFDWHLINLRNYIHLSPITTQPKDMGGMTFASLGQGTGMLGLPGDFTPPSRFVRITTFTQAAPQASTELESIYQAFHLLNNFDIPKGTVKDHNGLTEYTQWTSAIDMKNKVYYIKTYEAFQLQKIDLMKQKFDAKKYQTFSLNHQDVIHEIIGKN; encoded by the coding sequence ATGAAAAAATTACAAATCATCCTTCTGACTTGTTGTATATCCATCAAATTATTTTCATGTACCGGTTTATTTCTAAAAAACACACAAAATGGCTACACCTATGGGCGTACATTAGAGTTTGGCCAGGACCTACAATCTGATATATTATTTGTCCCCCATGCATACAACTTTGCAGCACCTACCCCAACAGATGATCAAGGGGGTCTTTCCTGGCAAACTAAATATGCTGCTATTGGTACCAACGCCTTTGGGTTTCCCTATTTTGTAGATGGCGTTAATGAAACTGGCCTTGCTGGTGGTTTTTTTTATTTTCCCGGATTTGCAGAATACCAAGAAGTTTCTCCTGATAAGTATGATAAGTCCCTGCCTATGTGGATGCTCCTCACTTGGATGCTTACCACTTGTTCCAATGTTCAAGATATAAAAAACACCTTACCAAACATATACGTCTCAAAAGCAAATCTACCTGGCAAACTAGGTCTTCCACCTGCACACTTGATCATACATGATGCAACCGGTAAAAGCTTAGTTGTTGAATATATAAATGGAAATTTGCACATGCATGATAACCCGCTTGGTGTTATCACTAATTCCCCAAATTTCGATTGGCATTTGATCAATTTACGTAATTACATTCATCTTTCTCCAATTACCACACAACCGAAAGACATGGGGGGCATGACCTTTGCATCACTCGGACAAGGCACCGGGATGTTGGGGCTCCCCGGAGACTTTACACCACCATCTCGCTTTGTACGCATTACCACATTTACCCAGGCAGCGCCACAAGCATCAACAGAACTTGAGAGTATCTATCAAGCATTCCACTTGCTCAATAATTTTGACATTCCCAAAGGTACCGTCAAAGACCACAATGGTCTTACAGAATATACACAATGGACAAGTGCAATAGACATGAAAAACAAAGTATATTACATAAAAACATACGAAGCATTTCAATTGCAGAAAATCGACCTCATGAAGCAAAAGTTTGATGCAAAAAAATATCAAACATTTTCTCTGAACCATCAAGATGTGATTCATGAAATAATTGGCAAGAACTAA
- a CDS encoding DUF1622 domain-containing protein, translating to MNMLLPDNVLHLMRAIIGSIGVLVICLGALRSLYQLALFVLRDAFDLNYIRLQFGDSVILGLEFMVGADIIGSLVAPDYYNLGLLAIIVVIRTILSYFLTKELEELKTVQRTK from the coding sequence ATGAATATGTTACTTCCTGATAATGTCCTGCACCTGATGCGAGCGATTATTGGATCAATTGGTGTGCTTGTTATTTGTTTAGGTGCATTGCGTTCACTGTATCAGTTAGCGTTGTTTGTATTGCGTGATGCGTTTGATTTGAATTACATTCGTCTACAATTTGGCGACAGTGTAATTCTTGGTCTTGAATTTATGGTAGGCGCAGACATTATTGGGTCACTGGTTGCTCCTGATTATTATAACTTAGGCTTATTAGCAATTATTGTAGTTATCAGAACAATTTTAAGTTATTTTCTGACCAAGGAATTGGAAGAGTTGAAGACTGTACAGCGCACCAAATAA
- a CDS encoding phosphatidylinositol-specific phospholipase C domain-containing protein yields MKHIIKCIVCVVVVSNLSNLYAGKTQSCFKKTQPPQVIQTDLTERSGHTTWMADMAGQIATVPLNRVVLPGTHDAGTCDITEESKFIPNITQEPFLKDLIKAHEALFSKSSLVRRIAAKWAKAQSTSIAQQLVDGIRYFDLRPGYDDEDDRFKIHHGLFSTNVDDVLQAFKEFAEQYPQEIVVVSFKIFVNMDQDRHARLIHDVSTVLGDCLISRKKISTTSTLQDIWNTKKQIVCLYGDNNYLKNDYLWSYNTIHTVWPNTTDLSIFKQKLTEALTQRPESDANFFDLGCSLTPQIETIVKGQAGEIFGVLLPGRTDAIDSLEELAEQANPTIVKLINTWRNQGVLSKVNIISIDWYTNFDFVALVQRINMERAKK; encoded by the coding sequence ATGAAACATATTATTAAGTGCATAGTATGTGTGGTAGTGGTAAGTAACTTAAGTAATTTATATGCAGGTAAAACTCAATCGTGTTTTAAAAAGACACAACCGCCTCAAGTTATACAGACAGATTTGACAGAACGTTCTGGACATACTACTTGGATGGCAGACATGGCAGGACAAATAGCGACCGTGCCATTAAATCGAGTAGTATTACCAGGAACGCATGATGCAGGTACGTGTGATATAACTGAGGAATCGAAATTTATTCCCAATATCACGCAAGAACCTTTTTTAAAAGATTTAATAAAAGCACATGAAGCATTATTTTCCAAAAGTAGTTTGGTACGACGTATAGCCGCAAAATGGGCAAAAGCACAATCAACGTCGATTGCGCAGCAATTAGTAGATGGGATTCGCTACTTTGATTTGCGTCCAGGCTATGATGATGAAGATGATCGTTTTAAAATTCATCATGGTCTTTTTAGTACAAATGTAGATGATGTATTGCAGGCGTTTAAAGAATTTGCCGAGCAATATCCTCAAGAAATCGTTGTTGTTAGCTTTAAAATTTTTGTAAACATGGATCAAGATAGGCATGCGCGATTAATACATGATGTTTCTACTGTTCTTGGTGATTGCTTAATTTCAAGAAAAAAGATTTCCACTACGAGCACCCTACAAGATATCTGGAACACCAAAAAGCAAATTGTTTGTTTGTATGGTGATAACAACTACTTAAAAAATGATTATTTATGGTCGTACAATACTATACATACGGTGTGGCCGAATACAACTGATTTAAGTATTTTTAAACAAAAATTGACTGAAGCCCTGACTCAACGTCCGGAATCTGATGCTAACTTTTTTGATTTAGGGTGTTCTCTGACTCCTCAAATAGAAACTATTGTAAAAGGACAAGCAGGAGAGATTTTTGGGGTGTTATTACCAGGGCGTACAGATGCTATTGATTCGCTCGAAGAGTTAGCAGAACAAGCAAACCCTACAATAGTTAAATTAATAAATACTTGGCGGAACCAGGGGGTTTTGAGCAAAGTAAATATCATATCAATCGATTGGTATACCAATTTTGATTTTGTTGCTTTGGTTCAACGCATAAATATGGAACGTGCCAAAAAATAG